One stretch of Ictalurus punctatus breed USDA103 chromosome 5, Coco_2.0, whole genome shotgun sequence DNA includes these proteins:
- the tbx16 gene encoding T-box transcription factor 16: MQTIRDLKHNFSIPPPSAMAGATDSFHQGNIRITLEDPELWKSFHEIGTEMIITKPGRRMFPHCKINISGLVPYAKYILLVDIVPEDGFRYKWNKDKWEVAGKAEPQPPYRTYLHPDSPAPGSHWMKQSVSFLKLKLTNNALDQHGHIILHSMHRYHPRFHIVQADDLYSVRWSVFQTFTFPETSFTAVTAYQNTKITKLKIDNNPFAKGFRDEGMNSKRRANRGPADTERLAKRLNSLVRDSDQDSSPDLRRSSYEGLAEAQAGCKEGVKEEPNSPWGGASDRENSHSLGRDSPLGSNTRDIYSSEQLVPGHGTYQPYRFPDYNKSTSPTSSSMSSSAGRSSFESRVPDIATVPEQDSKVTDLVVPQCPPPATAGVQDYAGVLNVAVAQAKPGMLGHHALYAPYSTDQTLSQWSGTSSAQYPSHPHHHHHLAADYGTQAVHHGYHHANMADWSQYPLFSYSCW; encoded by the exons ATGCAAACTATTCGAG ACCTCAAACACAACTTCAGTATTCCACCTCCGTCTGCAATGGCTGGAGCAACAGACTCCTTTCACCAAGGGAACATCAGGATAACCCTGGAGGACCCTGAGCTCTGGAAGTCCTTCCATGAGATTGGTACTGAGATGATCATCACTAAGCCTGGCAG GAGAATGTTCCCTCATTGTAAGATAAATATTTCTGGACTTGTGCCCTATGCAAAGTACATCCTCCTGGTGGACATTGTGCCTGAAGATGGCTTCAGATACAAG TGGAATAAGGATAAGTGGGAGGTGGCAGGTAAggctgagccacagccaccctaCAGGACCTACCTGCACCCAGACTCACCAGCTCCAGGAAGCCATTGGATGAAACAGTCTGTCTCCTTTCTCAAGCTCAAACTCACCAACAATGCCCTCGACCAACATGGACAT ATCATCTTGCATTCTATGCATCGCTACCATCCCCGCTTCCACATCGTGCAGGCTGATGACCTCTACAGTGTACGCTGGAGTGTGTTCCAGACTTTCACCTTCCCAGAGACCTCCTTTACTGCTGTCACGGCATACCAGAATACCAAG ATTACCAAACTGAAAATCGACAACAACCCCTTTGCCAAGGGATTCAGAGATGAGGGCATGAACTCAAAAAG ACGTGCAAACAGAGGCCCAGCTGATACGGAGCGGCTGGCTAAGAGGCTGAACTCGTTGGTCAGGGACTCGGATCAAGATAGCTCACCGG ATTTGCGCCGCTCTTCCTACGAGGGACTGGCAGAGGCACAAGCTGGATGCAAGGAGGGGGTTAAAGAGGAGCCGAATTCTCCATGGGGAGGGGCATCTGATAGGGAAAATAGCCACAGCCTGGGTAGAGACTCCCCACTGGGCTCTAATACTCGAGACATATACAGCTCTGAACAGCTTGTGCCAGGCCATGGCACATACCAACCTTACAG ATTTCCTGATTACAACAAGTCCACATCACCAACCTCCtccagcatgagcagcagtgcTGGGCGCTCCAGCTTTGAATCACGAGTGCCTGACATTGCCACCGTGCCTGAGCAGGACAGCAAAGTCACTGATCTGGTTGTTCCACAGTGTCCTCCCCCTGCCACGGCTGGTGTGCAGGACTATGCTGGGGTGCTGAATGTAGCCGTGGCACAGGCTAAGCCAGGCATGCTGGGACATCATGCACTCTATGCACCCTACAGCACTGATCAGACCCTAAGCCAGTGGAGCGGGACAAGCTCAGCCCAGTACCCATCCCACCcgcaccatcaccaccacttaGCAGCAGACTACGGGACCCAAGCTGTCCATCACGGCTACCATCATGCCAACATGGCCGACTGGAGCCAATACCCGCTCTTCTCATACTCCTGTTGGTGA